The Paenibacillus sp. FSL R7-0345 DNA segment CTCGTTATTAATATACTGGCTGCTGTCGATCATCAGCAGCCACAAGCCCGGTGCGGCATTGGCAACATAGCTCAGGCTGTTCGTATCTCTTGAAATAGCTTCATCGTACCCGTAATCGGCATACAGCTCCGTGAAATCCTGGCTGGTGATGTGGTCTGTAACAATCTGCTTATCATCCTTAAAGGATCTGGCCCAGGGATTAAACAGATCGTGATTGCCGGGAATCACGTAGACAGAGGTGCCGTGAGCTTCAATCCGCTTCAGCTTGGCGGCAAGCTCTTTGTGGCTGCTTGCTTCGCCGTTGTTCGTCAGATCTCCGCTCAGGATCAGGAATTTCGGCTGTTTCAGCTCGGTATCATGCACAAGCGCCTCCATAAGCTCATCGCTGTACGGCAGCATTTTGCCGTCTCCGCTGCTTACATAGCTCTGGAACGCCGTGCCGCCGTCCTGAAGCGCCTTGTCAAGGTAATGGGTATCTGTGGCCACCCAGAAGGATACCGGTAAGGCATCGTTGAGAGAGGCGTCTGCATTAACAGCTGCTGCTTCAGGCATAGCTGTTGACAATTTTGTGTCTTTGCAGCCGCTCAGGAAAGAAACGGCGGCCAGCAGTAGGGTTAAAGCGAATAAAGGTGATTTTTTGAACAGAAAGCTGTGTTTTGGAGCGGAAAACAACATATTTAGGACCTTCCTTCAGCAATTTGGCGGAACTATTGTAGCTTATTTACGGCTGTTTTGTATATCGGAAGGAGGCAGGTGTTTCGAATCCGGCCCAGGTGAGTATAGAAAATAGTGGAAAGCGAATAAAGGAGCGGATTACAGCGACAATAAGGTTGGTACAAACAATGGCAGCAGGAAAAAAATCTGATATGGGTGTTGTTTTATCGGAATAGAAGTGTTAAGATATACAAAAGTTAGTTACTAAAATAAGTGGAGGTAGTTATCTTATGTCTAAGAGTTTTCTGGAAGCAGTAGAAGCAAGACGGTCTGTATATGCAATCAGCAAGGAATCCCCGATTTCCGATGAGCAAATCAAGGAAATTGTTGAAGCGGCCGTATTACATAGCCCGACTTCATTTAACTCCCAAAGCTCCAGAGCGGTAGTTCTGCTGGGGGAACAGCATGATAAACTATGGGATATCACTGCTGATACACTCCGCAAAATTGTACCGACAGAGCAATTCGAAGGCACGGCTCAGAAGCTGGCTTCGTTCAAAGCAGGCTATGGCTCTGTACTGTTCTTCGAAGATCAGGCAGTTGTGAAGAATCTGCAGGAGAATTTTGCCCTGTATGCAGACAATTTCCCAATCTGGTCGAACCAGTCCTCGGGTATTCTGCAGTTCGTAGTATGGACAGCTTTCTCTGAAGCCGGTCTGGGCGCTTCGCTTCAGCACTATAACCCGCTGATCGATGAAGAAGTGAAAGCAACCTTCGGCATTCCGGCGGAATGGAAGCTGATTGCCCAGCTGCCGTTCGGCAAAACTGTTACAGCACCGGGACCTAAAGAATTCCAGCCGATCGAAGACCGCGTAAAAGTAATTAAATAAGCAGCTGTTTGAAACCTCCTTAATCAGGATAAGTACTACTATAACCTGATTAAGGAGGTTTTTGTTATGCCTTGGAACAAGGATGATTATCCGGATTCGTTGAAGAATTTTATGGCGCCGGTGCGCAACAAGGCGATCGAAATCGCCAATGCGCTGCTGGAGGAAGGATATGAGGAAGGACGGGCAATCGCAATTGCCACGTCACAGGCCAAAGAGTGGGGCGAGAATCACGACAAGCAAATCCGCAAGAAAAACACTTAGCACAGGCTGCACGCGGCCGGGAGTGACAGCATAAAAAGGACCAGCAGGTTAAGTTAACCCTCTGGTCCTTTTTTGATAATCAAGCTTATTCAGCAGCAGGTGCTTCTGTAGCTTCCGGTTCAGCAGAGGCTGCCGGGGTAGCAGAAGCTTCAGGCTCATCTGTAAGTGTGTTGGTAATCGTAGCGTTTGTAGTCAGATCCTGCAGCCAGGTGGAGGACATCTCGGACACCTTCTGGGAAATCAGGGTCTTTTTGATTTCTTCTTTCTTTTCTTCCAGCGTGTATTCATGAGCTTCTTTGCGGTCAGTTACCTTAATAACATGATAGCCGTAATCTGACTTTACAGCACCGCTGGTTTCACCAACTTTAAGGGCAAAGGCTGCATCAGAGAACTCTGTAACCATGTCTCCCTTTTTGAAGAAACCAAGATCCCCGCCTTTATCTTTAGAACCGGTATCAGAGGATTTTTCTTTGGCCAGCGTAGCGAAATCAGCGCCTTCTTTGAGCTGCTTAACGATCGCATCAGCTTCTTCCTTAGTGGCAACAAGGATATGGGAAGCTTGTACTTCTTCTTCCTGGTTAAAGGTGGCTTTATTCTCATTGAAATAAGTCGAAACATCTTCATCGGTCACGGTAACCTTAGGCTCAAGCAGCTTGCGGATCTCAACCTGCAGCGGCATTTGCGCTTTCAGATCATCAAGGGTCATTGAGCTCTGGGCCAATGCGGCATTCAGTGCATCTTCGCCGCCGAACTGAGTCTTCAGATCTTCAATTTCAGCGTTGATGTCTTCATCAGTGACCGTAATGTTGGCTTTCTTGGCTTCCTGGTCAACAAGTGTTGTTGTAATCAGATTCTGCAGGGTAGTTTCGCCGCCTGCTTCAACCAGCTTATCGTACAGCTGTGCTTTGGTAATATCGGAACCGTTAACGGTAGCGACCGCAGTGCTGCTGTCATCCTTCTGGAATGGCGGTTTGATCAATACTATAATCAGTGCTGCCGCAAGGACGATCGAAGCGATCATCCAGCCTTTGCCGCCCTTAGGGGAGGAAGGTGGTGTAGAGCCGCCGCCAACCTTGTTCATGACAGGGACAGCTTCAGGCGAAGCGTTTGCTGCAGCTATATTAGCTGGATTAACGTTTTCTGGCGCAGCAGAAAACGTTTCTGCTTCTACTGATGCTTCACTGGTGTTTGCAGAAGCAGCAGTTTCTTCCGGTGTTGCGTTGTTGTTCAATTGCTCGTTTCCTTCAAATTCTTTTTTGTCCATTATAATTAATGACTCCCTTCGATATAGGTGATGCCTGTCTTTCTACAACTTTACCAGAAATCCCGGTTCCAAACCTTAAGAAAGTATAAAAAAGCATAAAAGCTTTTTAATAATTCATTAAGATAAAGGAAAAAGCCGGGAGCGCAGGGGTTCCCGTGCACTTCCGGCTTATTGGCAGAAGTCATAAGAATGCATAAGGACAACCTGATTCTGCATTCTTATACTCTTAAACATTGGACGCTCAAGAAGTAAGCCCTTTCAGCAGATGGCGTATGCTTTCCTGTTTCCGTCTGGGAACACGGACATTTTTGGCGTAGAGCCCCTTTTCTCCGAAATAGATGCAGTCGTCCTCAATCGCGCTGATCTTGTTCAGATTCACGTAGCAGCTTCCATATACATGATAATAACTGGAGTTCGACAACAAACGGTTCAATTGCTCGGCAGTCATTCTCTTTTTAATATTATAGTTTCTGCCGTGAAAAATGACCAAATCATGGTCCCCGACCTTAAAGAACAGAATGTCTGTTTCCACCTCGAAGTCCTCATATACATTTCTGGCTTCCAGCAGGCTGCTCATTCGTGTTCCCCCTTTATACAATTTTAACGACGCGTGTTAGCGCTTTCATTATAGCACAATCTTTTTTCTTTGAGAAGTCTTATTTTTGAAATGTTTTTTGTCATTTTTTCCGTTGCATTTGTCATAGACGCTGAAAAATTGTAAATTATAAAGATGGCTGTTGTTTGAACGAGAGCCAGGTTGCATATAAAATACAGGATGGACTAATGGAGGAGGAAACCGAGATGAAAGAAAATACCAAATTACTGCTGTTTACCGGCTCCTACGCGAGTGCAGAGGATAACGGAGTGCAGGTGTATGAGTTTGACGGGGAGGCCGGAGGTACGCTGAAGCTGGTAGACAGTGTGCAGGGCATCGCCAATCCTACCTTTGTTAATGTGGATACTGCGAAGCACCGGCTGTATGCGATTGGTGAAAAGCTTAACAGTGAAGGGGTAAAAGAGGGCGAGGTCGTAACCTTTGCCATTGATCCGCAGACAGGCAGCCTGACTGAGCTTAGCCGGATTGGCACAATGCCGGCTTCCGCAGCCGGACAGACGACCACCTGTCATATAAATAGGGATGCAGCCAGCGAAGTTATCGTAGTTTGCAGCTATCATGGCGGCCTTGTGGGCCTGCTGAGCACAGATGCTGACGGAACGCCTGTGCGCCTGACAGATACTGCTGTACATACCGGCAAGGGAACGGTACCCGGCCAGGAGAAGCCGCATCCGCATTCAGCTGTTTTCAGCCCGGACGAGCGTTTCCTGTTTGTCTCCGATCTCGGCTTGGACCTGATCCGTACTTACCTCGTCAACCGCGAGGCCGGTACGCTTGAAGTACAGGGTGAAATTAAGGTGGAGGCCGGGGCAGGACCACGTCATTTTGTTTTCCATCCGGACGGCAAGTCTGCTTATGTTATTAACGAGCTGAACAGCACCGTTACCTCTTTCCTGTATAACAGTGAATCAGGAACCTTGAAGACAGCAGTTACTGTGCCGACGCTGCCTGCTGACTATTCCTATACGGACAACGGCTGTGCGGAAATCGCCTTCTCCAAGGACGGACGTTTCCTGTACGGTTCCAACCGCGGCCATGACAGCATTGTGGTCTATACGGTAAACGCCGAAACAGCGGAGCTTACCGTTGTTGAGCATGTGTCTACACGGGGAGGCCATCCGCGCCACTTCACGGTGACACCAGACGGCCAATATCTGATTGTAGCGAACCGCGACGGCAATAACCTGGTTGTATTCGCTCTTGATACAGCGACTGGACGGCTGACCTTCACAGGTAATGAAGCCGAGACATCCAAGCCTGTCTGCGTGAAGCCTGCGGTATTCCCTGCCTGAGACCATAGACCTGAACGACACTGATTGACTTAAAAAAAGGAACACCGGGAAGGCTGGCTCCGGTGTTCCTTTTGACCTTATTTAAGCGAAACGGGCTTGAGTGGTACTACTGTAGAGACCGC contains these protein-coding regions:
- a CDS encoding nitroreductase family protein produces the protein MSKSFLEAVEARRSVYAISKESPISDEQIKEIVEAAVLHSPTSFNSQSSRAVVLLGEQHDKLWDITADTLRKIVPTEQFEGTAQKLASFKAGYGSVLFFEDQAVVKNLQENFALYADNFPIWSNQSSGILQFVVWTAFSEAGLGASLQHYNPLIDEEVKATFGIPAEWKLIAQLPFGKTVTAPGPKEFQPIEDRVKVIK
- a CDS encoding DUF2188 domain-containing protein — its product is MPWNKDDYPDSLKNFMAPVRNKAIEIANALLEEGYEEGRAIAIATSQAKEWGENHDKQIRKKNT
- a CDS encoding peptidylprolyl isomerase gives rise to the protein MDKKEFEGNEQLNNNATPEETAASANTSEASVEAETFSAAPENVNPANIAAANASPEAVPVMNKVGGGSTPPSSPKGGKGWMIASIVLAAALIIVLIKPPFQKDDSSTAVATVNGSDITKAQLYDKLVEAGGETTLQNLITTTLVDQEAKKANITVTDEDINAEIEDLKTQFGGEDALNAALAQSSMTLDDLKAQMPLQVEIRKLLEPKVTVTDEDVSTYFNENKATFNQEEEVQASHILVATKEEADAIVKQLKEGADFATLAKEKSSDTGSKDKGGDLGFFKKGDMVTEFSDAAFALKVGETSGAVKSDYGYHVIKVTDRKEAHEYTLEEKKEEIKKTLISQKVSEMSSTWLQDLTTNATITNTLTDEPEASATPAASAEPEATEAPAAE
- a CDS encoding LytTR family transcriptional regulator DNA-binding domain-containing protein, translating into MSSLLEARNVYEDFEVETDILFFKVGDHDLVIFHGRNYNIKKRMTAEQLNRLLSNSSYYHVYGSCYVNLNKISAIEDDCIYFGEKGLYAKNVRVPRRKQESIRHLLKGLTS
- a CDS encoding lactonase family protein — encoded protein: MKENTKLLLFTGSYASAEDNGVQVYEFDGEAGGTLKLVDSVQGIANPTFVNVDTAKHRLYAIGEKLNSEGVKEGEVVTFAIDPQTGSLTELSRIGTMPASAAGQTTTCHINRDAASEVIVVCSYHGGLVGLLSTDADGTPVRLTDTAVHTGKGTVPGQEKPHPHSAVFSPDERFLFVSDLGLDLIRTYLVNREAGTLEVQGEIKVEAGAGPRHFVFHPDGKSAYVINELNSTVTSFLYNSESGTLKTAVTVPTLPADYSYTDNGCAEIAFSKDGRFLYGSNRGHDSIVVYTVNAETAELTVVEHVSTRGGHPRHFTVTPDGQYLIVANRDGNNLVVFALDTATGRLTFTGNEAETSKPVCVKPAVFPA